TTGAGATCATCAGCGCCGCGCCCTTGGTCATGAAGTTTTTGCCGAACATATCCTTCAGATAGTGCTTCGCCATGAAGCCCATGCCCTCGGTGACCTTCAGCACCACGTTGCCGGTGAAGCCGTCCGCGACGGCGACGTCGCAGCCGCCCATCGGGAGCTCCCTGCCCTCGATATTGCCGATGAAGTTATACTGCGCGGCTTTCATCATCTGATACGTTTCGCGGAGCAGGTCGGTACCCTTGTTCTCCTCGGTGCCGATATTGACGAGACCGACTCTGGGAGCGGGACGCCCCTCGACCTTTTCCATATAGACGCTGCCCATAAGGCCGAACTGCGTCAGCACTTCGGGGCTTACCTCTACCGTCGCGCCGCAGTCGAGCAGCAGGTAGTTGCCGCCGACGCAGGGAACGAGCGAGGCGAGCGCGGCTCTGCGGATGCCCTTTACGCGCTTTACGATAAGCGACGCGCCGAGCATCATCGCGCCGGTGTTTCCGGCGGAAACGTATGCGTCTCCGTCGCCTGCGGCGAGCATGCTCAACCCCTTGACGAGCGACGTCTCCATGCCCTCTTTGACCGCGAGAGCGGGATTGCCGTCCATCGGGAAAACCTCGTCCGCGTTCGCGATCTCGGCGCGTTTGCCGGAGATCTGGTTCTTCTCCAAAACGCGCTTTATTTCATCCTGCTTTCCGACGAGAATCACGTCGACGTCGAACTTCTCGGCTCCCATTACGGCGCCTTTGATTATTTCCAGAGGAGCGTTGTCCCCTCCAAACGCGTCGATTATTACTTTCATTCGTCTTTCCTCCCTATCAAATGTCGTTTTCGGAAATATATCGTTTCAGCGCCGCGGCCGATCTTTCGGAAAGCCGCCTGCGCTTTTCTTTTTTGTCTCTTATGTGCTCTTCCGTGTCCGGAAGTATGCCGAAGTTGATATTCATCGGCTGGAAATCGGCGTTTTCGGACGAAATATACGCCGTTAGCGCGCCGATGCCCGTTTCACGCGGGAACGGCGGGAGCGTTACGCCGTTCAGCCGCTTGAAGCACGCAATTCCCGCGACGAGTCCGCTCATCGCGGATTCGATGTAGCCCTCGACGCCTGTCATCTGCCCCGCGAAATATATGCGCGGATCGCTTCTCAGCGAAAAGTCGTAATCGAGCAGCCTCGGCGAATCGAGGTAGGTATTTCTGTGCATCACGCCGTAGCGGACGAATTCCGCGTTCGCGAGCGCGGGTATCATCGAGAAAACGCGCTTCTGCTCGCCGAATTTCAGGTTCGTCTGGAAGCCGACGAGGTTGTAAAGCGTGCCTTCCGCGTTATCCTGCCGCAGCTGGAGCACCGCGTAAGGGCGGCGTCCGGTCGCGGGATCGACGAGCCCGACGGGCTTGAGTATCCCGAAGCGGAGAGTGTCGGGGCCGCGCTTCGCGGCAATCTCGACGGGCATACAGCTCTCGAACACCTTGCACTCCTTCTCGAATTCGTGCAGCGGGGCGGTCTCTGCGGCGACGAGCTCGCGCCAGAACGCCTCGTATTCGTCTTTGGTAAGCGGGCAGTTGATGTAATCGTCGCCGCCCTTGCCGTAACGCGCGAGGCGGAAACTTTTGGAAGCGTCGACGCTTTCAGCGGTCACTATCGGCGAAGCCGCGTCGAAAAAGTGCAGTCCTTCCCCGCCGGTCAGCTCCTCGATCTTTCGCGCCATCGCGTCGCTCGTAAGCGGACCGGTGGCGATTATCACTTCGCCCTCCGGTATTTCAAGCGCTTCCTTGCGTACGACGGTTATATTGCCGCATTCGGATACCCGCTTCGTGACCTCGGCGGAAAAGGCGTCGCGGTCGACCGCCAGCGCTCCGCCCGCGGGAACGGAAGTAATGTCCGCGCAGGAAAGCACTATCGAGCCGAGCATACGCAGCTCCGTTTTCAGCATTCCGGAGGCGGTGGCGGGATCGTCGGATTTCAGCGAGTTCGAACAGACGAGCTCGGCGAAGTTTTCGCTCACGTGCGCGGGCGAAAACCGCTCCGGTTTCATCTCCCGAAGCTCGACTTCGACGCCGCGCCGCGCGAGATAATACGCCGCCTCATAGCCCGCAAGGCCGGCGCCTATGACGGTCGCTTTCACTTGTTGTCTTCCTTATCAGATCTGGAGCTCTTGTTGAGCTTTTCGTAGCCGCAGCCTTCCTTCAAACAATGCACGCCGACGCGGAATCTGAAGTTGCGCTTGACAAAAAGCGTGCTGCCGCATTTCGGGCAGGACTCCTTTGTCGGATCGTCCCACGTCATGAACTTGCATTCCGGGTAGTTGGAGCAGCCGTAGAACTTCGCGCCCTTCTTGCTCCTGCGCGCGACGATCTTGCCTCCGCACGCGGGGCATCTGCCTTCGGCGTCCTCGGTAAGAGGCTTGGTGTTGCGGCATTCCGGGAAACCCGGGCAGGCGAGGAACTTGCCGTTCCTGCCCATCTTGATTACCATGTTTCTGCCGCACTTGTCGCAGATAACGTCCGTAACCTCGTCCGGCACCTTGACGCGGGTATCGCCGAGCTTCTTCTCGGCGTCGGTCAGCTCGCCCTTGAAACCGTCGTAGAAGTCGGCGACGACCTCGTTCCAAACCTTTTCGCCGTCGGCGATCTCGTCGAGCTTCTCCTCCATGCCGGCGGTGAACTCGGTGCTGACTATATCGGAGAAGTTATCCTCCATCAGCTCCGTGACCGCCTCGCCGAGCGGAGTGGGCTCGAAGAACTTGCCGTCCTTGCGGATGTAGTCGCGCTTGCTGACGGTGCCGATTATAGCGGAATAGGTGCTCGGTCTGCCGATCTCTTTATCCTCAAGCTCCTTGATGAGGGTGTTTTCGGAATATCTCGCCGGAGGCTGCGTGAACTTCTGCTCGGGAATAAGCTTCACAAGCTCCGCGATCTCGCCCTCGGACATTTCGGGCAGCTTCTTGTTGTCCTCTTTGTCCTCCTTCGCTTCCATCCACACGGACATATAGCCCGGGAACTTGACGGTGAAACCGCTTGCCTTGAAAACGCTGTGGTTGGCGGTGATATCTATGCTGACGCTGTCGAGCAGCGCGTTTGTCATCTGGCAGGCGATGAAGCGTTCCCAGATGAGCTTGTAGAGGCGGTACTGGTCGGAGGAAAGACTGCTCTTTATCTCCGACGGCACGAGGTAGGGATCGGTGGGCCTTATCGCTTCGTGCGCGTCCTGGGCGCTCTTCTTGGTCTTGTATACCTTCGGCGAGGACGGCAGATACGCGGAGCCGAAACGCTCGCCGATGAAGTTTCTGGCGGAGTGTATGACCTCGTTGGAAAGGCGGAGCGAGTCGGTTCTCATATACGTTATCATACCGACGGTGCCGCGGCCGGCGATGCTTACGCCTTCATAAAGCTCCTGCGCGATGCGCATTGTGCGCTGCGAGGAGAAGTTGAGGCGCTTGGCGGCCTCCTGAAGCAGCGTTGAGGTCATAAACGGCGGCATCGGCGCACGGGATTTATCGACGTGCTTGATGGAAGCGACCTTAAACTCCGCACCCTTGACGTCCGCGAGGACGGCGTCGGCGTCGGCCTTGCACGAAAGATCCTTCTTCTTGCTGGCGGTGCCGTAATACTTGGCGGTAAACGGCTTTTTGCCCGCGGTGAGCAGGTCGGCGTCTATCGTCCAGTACTCCTCCGGCTCGAAGGCGCGAATCTCGCGCTCGCGGTCAACTATGAGCTTGACGACGACCGACTGCACTCTACCCGCTGAAAGGCCGGGCTTGACCTTCTTCCAGAGGAACGGACTGATCTTGTATCCGACGATACGGTCGAGAACGCGTCTCGCCTGCTGGGCGTTGACGAGGTCCATGTTTATGCTGCGGGCGTTGCCCATTCCCTCTTTAATGGCGGACTTGGTGATCTCGTTGAAGGTCACGCGTACGTCCTTGTCGGGATCGAGGTCCAGCAGAGTGGCGAGATGCCAGCTGATCGCTTCGCCTTCGCGGTCCGGGTCAGGCGCAAGATAGACCTTATCAGCGGTCTTCGCCAACTTCTTCAGATCGTTGATCACCTTCGCCTTGCCCCTGATGGAGATATACTCCGGAGCAAAACCGTTGTCTACGTCTATGGCAAAGCGGGATTGCGGCAGGTCACGGACGTGACCGACGGACGCGGCAATGGTATAGCCCTTGCCGAGGTATTTTTTGATGGTTGCCGCCTTGGTCGGCGACTCGACGATTACGAGTTTTGTCATATCTTCATCCTTCCTCCGGATCGCTCCGGCAAGCTCCTTGGAGCCGGGATTATTAACGTGTTAAAGCGAAAACTTCTTCATTGGGAGAGACTTGCATCTTCCCTTTATCTCGAGCATCGAAAGCGCGGAAAGCGCCTCCTGCACGCTCAGTCCTGTCTTGGCGAGGATTTCCTCAAGCGGCGCCGGCTCCGTCGCGAGCGCGGAAAGCAGCAGCTTCTCCCGCTCGTTCAGCTCCGCGTCGTCGGCGCGCTGCGGCGTTCCTTTTTTCTCCGGCTTCTTCCCTATCTGCGGGAAAAGCCGGACGTATTCCCTGACGATATCGTCGACGTCCGTCACGGCGACGGCGCCGTCTCTTATCAGTCTGTTGCTGCCTACGCTTTCGTAGGAATTGATGTTGCCCGGAACGGCGAAAACGTCTCTGCCGTATTCGAGCGCGTAGTTTGCGGTTATAAGCGCTCCGCTGTTTTCCGGCGCCTCGACGATGAGCGTTCCGACGGAGATGCCCGCCATTATGCGGTTCCGCAGCGGGAAATTGCCTTTGCCGATCTTGGCGGTCGGAGCGTATTCGGAGATCACCGTTCCGCGCTTCATCATCGCGCGGCGGAGCCCGAAGTTCTCGGCGGGATAGTTCTTCGCCAGTCCGCAGCCGAGCACGCCGACCGTGCTTCCGTCCGCGCGGACGGCGCCGGCGAGAGCGGCGGCGTCGATGCCTACCGCGAGTCCGCTGACGACGCAGAAGCCGCGCGCGGCGAGCTTGCCCGCCATAACGTAGGCGGCTTTGCGGCCGTATTCGGTGCAGTCGCGCGTTCCGACAATCGATATGAGCGGACGCGAGTCCGCGTCGAGCGGTTCGCCCTGCGCGTAAAGCAGCGCAGGCGGCGCGTATACGTTCGCAAGGCGCTCGGGATACTCATCCGAGGCGTACGGGATCAGGCGTATGGCGAGGCGTTCGCAGCGTTCGAGCGTATCTCCGGCGGATTTCAGGTCTTTATCGAGCAACGCTTTCAGCGCCTTCTCGTTCGTGACTCCGGCGGCGAGGTAGTCGTTTTTCTCCGCGGCGTAGACGGCTTCGCAGCCGCCGAAGGCCTTGAGGAGCGTATCCATCGTCCTCGTGGCGGGAGCTATCCTTTCGGAAAGCCAGATCGCAGACCTCACTTCCATCCGGATACCTCCCACATCAGTATGCCCCCCGCGACGGCGGCGTTGAGGGACTCCGTCCCCTGCGCCATCGGGATACGGACAGCTTCGTCGCACGCCGCGACGGTTTCGCCGTCGAGCCCGTTGCCCTCGTTGCCGATCAGAAGCAGCAGCTTATCCGCGAAGCCGACGCTTCCGAGCGAAACGGCGTCCGCGTTCAGCGCGGCGGCGTAAGCTTTGAAGCCCGCTCCGCGCATTTCGCGCACGAAGCCGCGAAGGTCGGCGACCGACACCACGGGAAGTCTGAACGTCGCGCCCATCGCGCCGCGCAGCGCCTTGACGGAATAAACGTCGGCGCAGTCGGCGGAAAGGACGACGCCGTCGAAGCCGAACGCGGACGCGCTTCTGATGAGCGCGCCGACGTTGCCGGGCTCCTGCACCCGCTCGAGGCAGAGGTATCTGCGGCCGTCTTTCGGCAAACCCGAAGATTTATACGCAAAAACCGCCGTAATGTCCTGCGGCGTTTTGCTTTCTGTTATTTTGTTCATTATCGGCTGCGTCACCGCGTAGACGGTGCCGCTGACCGACGGAAAAAGCGCCTCGTACGCGCCGAGCGCGTCCTTGAGCACGAACAGCTCGAGCAGTTCGCAGCCGCCCGCAAGCGCCTCTTCCACGAGCTTTCTGCCCTCTGCGACGAAGGCGCGGGCTTCGTCCCTTGCCTTCTTCGACGATGACAGCTTAGCGATGGATTTGACCGCCTCGTTGCCCGGGGCGGTCACGGTCAGAAGCTTCTTCAACCGTTTCACCCCGCTGATTCGCGACGTTCTTTTCTGTGCTGAAAAATGCCGAAAAGGCTTCGAAATTACTTCGAAACCTTTTCAATCAGCGCGGAAAAGCCTTCTTTATCGCTTATGGCCATTTCGGAAAGCATCTTTCTGTTCAGCTCGACGCCGGCCTTCTTGAGATTGTTCATAAACGTGGAATAATTGGTGCCGTTCGCTCTGCAGGCGGCGGAAATACGCGCGATCCAAAGCTGACGGAAATTGCGCTTCTTCTGCTTTCTGCCTATATATGCGTAAACGAGTGACTTTGTGACTGCCTGATTAGCTGTTTTGAAAAGCTTGGATTTCGCGCCTCTGTAACCCTTCGCGAGCTTCAGGATCTTTCTCCTTCTTTTTCTGGTGGTTACTGCGCCCTTAACTCTTGCCATTGTAAACTCTCCTTTATTGTTCGGCGGTTACGCCTTTGTTTCTTATTTGTAAGGCATCATTTTTCTGAGGTTGGCTTCGTTCGCGGGTGTCGCGATCGTGGGCTTCCTCAGGTTTCTCTTCCTCTTGGTCGACTTCTTGTTCAGAATGTGCGACTTGTAGGCGTGGAACATCTTGACCTTACCGTTCTTCGTAACCTTAAAGCGTTTCGCCGCTCCTCTGTGCGTCTTGATCTTAGGCATGGTAATTCTCCTTTATGTTAGTTTTGTTCTGACTCCTGTGGTTTCTTTGCCTTTTCGGGCTTGACGGGCTTGGGGGTAAGGAACATCATCATGTTGCGCCCCTCGAGCTTCGGCGCGCGGTCGACCGACGCCAGCTCGGAAAGGTTCGCAGCGAAGCGTTCCATACGCTCCTGCCCCAGCGCGGTATGCGCCATCTCGCGGCCGCGGAAGCGGATCGAGACCTTGAGCTTGTTTCCGGCGGAGAGGAACTTCTTCGCCTGATTGAGCTTGGTGTCGAAATCGTGCACGTCGATGTTGTACGACAGACGGATCTCTTTCAACTCGATGGTCTTCTGGTTCTTGCGCTGATCCTTTTCTTTTTTGGCCTGCTCGAACTTATACTTGCCGTAGTTCATAATGCGGCAGACGGGCGGAGCCGCGTTCGGGGCGATCATAACGAGATCGAGCCCTTTGCCGACCGCGATATCCAGGGCCTCCCTGCTCGACATGATGCCGAGCTGCGTTCCGTCGGAATCGACAACGCGGAGTTCAGCCGCTCTTATCTGCTCGTTCAAAAGCATCTCCTTTGCGATATCAAACACCTCCAGTATAAAACAAACCTTGCGCAAAACAGCCGTCTGCACAAGGTCCATCTCTGATATGGTCCGTATGGCCGCCGCGAATCGTGTCACGGCCGGCGAGAACTTCCGGCGGTTCTGCTTTCCGGAACGGTCGCCCGTTCCTTTACCCGACTATTATATCATCCGTTTCGGTTTTGTCAAGCGTTTTTTGAAAATATTTTCTCATCTGAGACCGACGGCTCTGCGGAGTATCGCGAGCGCGTCGGCTATCGTAAGCTCATTGTACTCCTCTTCTCCTTCGTCGCAGGCGTAAGACGCCACGAGGCGCCCGATGAAATCAG
The genomic region above belongs to Clostridia bacterium and contains:
- the rplT gene encoding 50S ribosomal protein L20, whose amino-acid sequence is MARVKGAVTTRKRRRKILKLAKGYRGAKSKLFKTANQAVTKSLVYAYIGRKQKKRNFRQLWIARISAACRANGTNYSTFMNNLKKAGVELNRKMLSEMAISDKEGFSALIEKVSK
- the topA gene encoding type I DNA topoisomerase — encoded protein: MTKLVIVESPTKAATIKKYLGKGYTIAASVGHVRDLPQSRFAIDVDNGFAPEYISIRGKAKVINDLKKLAKTADKVYLAPDPDREGEAISWHLATLLDLDPDKDVRVTFNEITKSAIKEGMGNARSINMDLVNAQQARRVLDRIVGYKISPFLWKKVKPGLSAGRVQSVVVKLIVDREREIRAFEPEEYWTIDADLLTAGKKPFTAKYYGTASKKKDLSCKADADAVLADVKGAEFKVASIKHVDKSRAPMPPFMTSTLLQEAAKRLNFSSQRTMRIAQELYEGVSIAGRGTVGMITYMRTDSLRLSNEVIHSARNFIGERFGSAYLPSSPKVYKTKKSAQDAHEAIRPTDPYLVPSEIKSSLSSDQYRLYKLIWERFIACQMTNALLDSVSIDITANHSVFKASGFTVKFPGYMSVWMEAKEDKEDNKKLPEMSEGEIAELVKLIPEQKFTQPPARYSENTLIKELEDKEIGRPSTYSAIIGTVSKRDYIRKDGKFFEPTPLGEAVTELMEDNFSDIVSTEFTAGMEEKLDEIADGEKVWNEVVADFYDGFKGELTDAEKKLGDTRVKVPDEVTDVICDKCGRNMVIKMGRNGKFLACPGFPECRNTKPLTEDAEGRCPACGGKIVARRSKKGAKFYGCSNYPECKFMTWDDPTKESCPKCGSTLFVKRNFRFRVGVHCLKEGCGYEKLNKSSRSDKEDNK
- the plsX gene encoding phosphate acyltransferase PlsX — encoded protein: MKVIIDAFGGDNAPLEIIKGAVMGAEKFDVDVILVGKQDEIKRVLEKNQISGKRAEIANADEVFPMDGNPALAVKEGMETSLVKGLSMLAAGDGDAYVSAGNTGAMMLGASLIVKRVKGIRRAALASLVPCVGGNYLLLDCGATVEVSPEVLTQFGLMGSVYMEKVEGRPAPRVGLVNIGTEENKGTDLLRETYQMMKAAQYNFIGNIEGRELPMGGCDVAVADGFTGNVVLKVTEGMGFMAKHYLKDMFGKNFMTKGAALMISKGLRAVNSAMDYSTVGGAPMMGMRKPVIKAHGSSKALAICNAVRQAVLYKKNNVIGIIEESMAGEEAE
- the dprA gene encoding DNA-processing protein DprA, translating into MEVRSAIWLSERIAPATRTMDTLLKAFGGCEAVYAAEKNDYLAAGVTNEKALKALLDKDLKSAGDTLERCERLAIRLIPYASDEYPERLANVYAPPALLYAQGEPLDADSRPLISIVGTRDCTEYGRKAAYVMAGKLAARGFCVVSGLAVGIDAAALAGAVRADGSTVGVLGCGLAKNYPAENFGLRRAMMKRGTVISEYAPTAKIGKGNFPLRNRIMAGISVGTLIVEAPENSGALITANYALEYGRDVFAVPGNINSYESVGSNRLIRDGAVAVTDVDDIVREYVRLFPQIGKKPEKKGTPQRADDAELNEREKLLLSALATEPAPLEEILAKTGLSVQEALSALSMLEIKGRCKSLPMKKFSL
- the trmFO gene encoding methylenetetrahydrofolate--tRNA-(uracil(54)-C(5))-methyltransferase (FADH(2)-oxidizing) TrmFO, producing MKATVIGAGLAGYEAAYYLARRGVEVELREMKPERFSPAHVSENFAELVCSNSLKSDDPATASGMLKTELRMLGSIVLSCADITSVPAGGALAVDRDAFSAEVTKRVSECGNITVVRKEALEIPEGEVIIATGPLTSDAMARKIEELTGGEGLHFFDAASPIVTAESVDASKSFRLARYGKGGDDYINCPLTKDEYEAFWRELVAAETAPLHEFEKECKVFESCMPVEIAAKRGPDTLRFGILKPVGLVDPATGRRPYAVLQLRQDNAEGTLYNLVGFQTNLKFGEQKRVFSMIPALANAEFVRYGVMHRNTYLDSPRLLDYDFSLRSDPRIYFAGQMTGVEGYIESAMSGLVAGIACFKRLNGVTLPPFPRETGIGALTAYISSENADFQPMNINFGILPDTEEHIRDKKEKRRRLSERSAAALKRYISENDI
- the infC gene encoding translation initiation factor IF-3, whose protein sequence is MDLVQTAVLRKVCFILEVFDIAKEMLLNEQIRAAELRVVDSDGTQLGIMSSREALDIAVGKGLDLVMIAPNAAPPVCRIMNYGKYKFEQAKKEKDQRKNQKTIELKEIRLSYNIDVHDFDTKLNQAKKFLSAGNKLKVSIRFRGREMAHTALGQERMERFAANLSELASVDRAPKLEGRNMMMFLTPKPVKPEKAKKPQESEQN
- the rpmI gene encoding 50S ribosomal protein L35, with translation MPKIKTHRGAAKRFKVTKNGKVKMFHAYKSHILNKKSTKRKRNLRKPTIATPANEANLRKMMPYK
- a CDS encoding RNA methyltransferase; its protein translation is MKKLLTVTAPGNEAVKSIAKLSSSKKARDEARAFVAEGRKLVEEALAGGCELLELFVLKDALGAYEALFPSVSGTVYAVTQPIMNKITESKTPQDITAVFAYKSSGLPKDGRRYLCLERVQEPGNVGALIRSASAFGFDGVVLSADCADVYSVKALRGAMGATFRLPVVSVADLRGFVREMRGAGFKAYAAALNADAVSLGSVGFADKLLLLIGNEGNGLDGETVAACDEAVRIPMAQGTESLNAAVAGGILMWEVSGWK